From Brassica rapa cultivar Chiifu-401-42 chromosome A06, CAAS_Brap_v3.01, whole genome shotgun sequence:
TTCTGATTCGCCGTACGTTAAGTACCACTGATCCGTAAGAGCCACAACACATTCATCACCCGATCTTGACATAACCGGCTTCTCGGGTTCACTATATAGAATTGCCTCGCCAGACTCTATCAGCTTTGTCTTGATAATGGGCTTGATCTCTTGGACTTTTCTACCAACAAACTCTCCAATAAGCATGGTTCCTTCGGTGAAACCTTTTAGATACGTCAACCTCTTAGCCTCTGCAAGCTTGTCCTTATCGTTCTGacttttaattttcaaatcCAAGCAGACCTTCTCCGCAGCCTTATCCCCAAACTCCGGAATGTTAATAATCGGTACAATCTCAGATGGCACCCACTCATCTTTCACACCATACTTTGCTCGAAGAGCAGGCTTTGCAGTCAAGTCATGCAGAGCCATGTAATCATCAGGAGCATCACTAGGCACGCTAGTAACAATGCCAGTACCTTTGTTTGTCAGAATGGTTAACATGGGCAGCGCATAGATGATCTCGTTCACAGCCAAAGGAGACCTCAAAGCGAGTCAAATCAGATCATACCCGGTCAACTCAACCAAGCATGAAGGCTTCTGAGGGATCTTTGAAAAGTTCTGATAAGCAAGGTTGAGTGTAGCTCTCTCCGTTAGGATAAAAACATCAGTTTCACTAATTTCATAAGCTCCATATTTCCCATCAGGCAACACCCACGCGTTTGTCTGTCCATACATCGTCTCAGGCCTCAAAGTAGCCGCAGCCAAAAACACTTTCTTTCCTTCCAAAGGACCCAGCTTCAAAGGAAACGGCTGCACCACTTCCATCTTAATAAGTGTATACTCCTGAGGCTGAACACCTTCACCGGTAGCACGGTCATGATCAGCACAAGGCTGACCATCCAAAGGCGAGTAAATCTTGTACCTACGGTCTTTCACAATCTTCCCCATAGACTTCAACTTCCTCATCTGCCACCTCACAAAGGCATCGAAGAACGGATTAACATCAGTCGTCACGAACGATCTCCTCCAGTCGCATCCCAACCCATACGCTCTGAGATCTTCAACAGCCAATGGAGGGAAATAGTACAACCACTCATACGGATCTTGAAACTTCGCTATCTCACTATCAGTAAGACCAAAACTACGCATAATCTCCCACTGATACACCTGTCCACCAGCTTTCGCAGCGACCTTCGACTTCTTCCCCTTGAACTGCCACGGTAAAGCCGGCGTATcactctcctcctcctcaacTTCCCGAGCTTGTTTATTGCTGTCCTCAGCAATGAACACAGGAGGATTCCCAAACTGCTGAATCTCGCGAGATAGCTTATCAGCAGAAGCCTTAATCGGCATACCAGTGCAATGGAAACCAAACGGAAGGAGCACGTTAGCACCTCTCAGTCTATGGTACGCAGAAGCAAAGTCAACCTTGGAGAGTGAGAAGGCATGACCGATATGTAGATAACCGTTCATGTAAGGGAAAGGGAACGTTGCGAAGAACTTCTCTCCCGTCTTCGGAGGATCCTTACGAGACTCAGCTAAGAACACGCCTTCATCTTCCCACCATTTGCGTACAGCTACCTCGATTTCGAGAAGACGATCTCTCCTCACGAAGCTTTTCGATTCAGATGCCATCGCGTGACAGTGTCTGCTCAAACGTAATCATACAAAGATCACGTTTACAGAAATGAGAATGAGCTTGAGGAAACGCAAGGAGTACCTTAACGATGAGATTCCAGGAATAGCGAATCGAGCACGCCGCGTTAGCAATGCGAGATTTGATAGAGATGGAGCCACAGCTGGGgaaagatgatgaagatgagtGATATCGTCTAAGGGTTTTTCAGCAAAGTAAGGGTTGAAGAACGAAACTCAATCACAACCTTCGATCCTTTTGACTTAACGGCCGTTAACGTCCAGTTGTCTAACGGAGTCTCGTCCTACTAAACCGGTCTCGGTCCATAACCAGTTTCGAATCAAAAAACCCAATTATTTTTCTTTGGGCCAACTCATAATAAATGGCCCAGTTCTTTATATAATGCGAAGACATATAATCGCTTGGATAACAAAAATGGATAAGACAACAATTTACTTGCATTTGAAATTCACAATTCATATGGAATGATCCTCGAGTTATACATTACTTGCAATTGTTTAGCTAGTGCAACACAATGCAAGCCGTAAAAGGAAATACATAGTGGCTTCGAAGTGTGAAAGCCCCTTTCAGGAAGAAGAGCAACAAGGCTTCTTAGTGTTTGATTCAGAAGAGGCAGCGACATCGATAGTGTGACCTTCCTTGACGTTAGCATTCGCATTTGCCTGGTCTGAAGATATCGATTTCTTGCTGATGATCCTGTAAATCTCGGAGAGAATCGTCTGAAAGGCCTTCTCCACGTTCAACGCCTCGAGAGCCGACGTCTCGATGAAAGACAACCCTTCTTTCTCCGCGTAGCTCTGAGCATCCTCTGTGGCAACAGCTCTGAGATGCTTCAGATCTGTCTTGTTTCCGATCAACATGATGACGATGTTGGAATCCGCATGGTCTCTGAGCTCTTTCAACCACCGGCTAACGTTCTCAAACGTTGTTGGTTTGGTTACGTCGTAGACCAAGAGCGCACCAAGCGCACCTCTGTAGTAGGCGCTGGTGATGGCTCTGTATCGTTCTTGCCCAGCCGTGTCCCATATCTGAGCTTTCACCGTCCTTCCTTCCACCTTAAAACAAAGAAGCATGGTGTAGTCAAAAGGGTTAAATCATAAAAAATAGTAAGCAGCAAAATGCATATCAAAAAGCTTATTACATACGATGGATTATATGAGTAGAGTGTGCAACATATCTATTTGATATGATTAGCAGCAAACTCAAGAATGCAAAACAACAACACTGACTTCATACTTAAAGCAAACAACTTAACATTTCCACTGTTAACCTAAATGTAAATTTATGTCCAAAATATTAATTCATAAAAACAGTAAGCAACACAATTCATattaaaaagcttattatatacgATTGATTATATGAGTAGAGTGTATAAATAACAACACTGACTCATACTTAAAGCAACAAACTTTACATTTCTATTAGTTAACCTTAAGTGTAAGCTATGTTCAAAATCAAGAAAGGCTCTTAGATCTTGAGTTGCACAAGGTTCTTAGATCCGAGTCTACATGTACATACACAAAGGCGGagatttatatatacacatatggATCGAGCCAAGAAAACACCCACACAAGTTCATAGTGGATTTCAGATGCTTTAAAACCAGAAAATTGAAACTAAGACTAGATCAAGAAACagttcagagagagagagagatgagtagATACTTGGAGAGTACGAGTGGCGAATTCAACACCGATGGTGGATTTGGATTCCAAGCAGAACTCGTTGCGAGTGAATCTAGAGAGGAGATTCGACTTGCCGACGCCGGAGTCTCCGATGAGAACCACTTTGAACAAGTAGTCGTATTCTTCTTCCGGTCTTCTCGCCATTGTTCTTGAGAAGAGCGAGTGATTGGGATTTTCAAAACTGTGAGAaaggagaaagaaaagaagaagacgaagaatataagaaaaattaattattattttcttccgAGAAAAATGAAATTCTGTGTGGTCTAAAATACCCTTGGACTGCCGACTAAAATGAACGAGGCCTTGGATTTATCAAGTTGGGCTTTTAACAACAAAGTTTAAATCAAACCGGATCAAACCGGGGAAAATTGAATACTCTTCGTAAACCAAACCATTTAAAACCCTAATTCGTCTATCCCTCGGAACACTCTTTTTATAGCTTTCGCTCCGCCTcatctactttctctctctcgctcGCTTTGCTCTCTCACTCCTGGTAAGATCCCATCGATCCAACAATCATTTCTCTTCCAGTTAGCTTATCTTCTTCTCTATCATAATAACCGAGCTCACATTTTGATGT
This genomic window contains:
- the LOC103871737 gene encoding ras-related protein RABA2a, whose amino-acid sequence is MARRPEEEYDYLFKVVLIGDSGVGKSNLLSRFTRNEFCLESKSTIGVEFATRTLQVEGRTVKAQIWDTAGQERYRAITSAYYRGALGALLVYDVTKPTTFENVSRWLKELRDHADSNIVIMLIGNKTDLKHLRAVATEDAQSYAEKEGLSFIETSALEALNVEKAFQTILSEIYRIISKKSISSDQANANANVKEGHTIDVAASSESNTKKPCCSSS